In one Carassius carassius chromosome 12, fCarCar2.1, whole genome shotgun sequence genomic region, the following are encoded:
- the LOC132154581 gene encoding enhancer of polycomb homolog 1-like isoform X3, with amino-acid sequence MLLSKATCIALKPVSLQEAKLLLKEDDELIKEVFEYWSRKRKACQSGSLIPVVKQEKRDGSSTSDPYVAFRRRTEKMQTRKNRKNDEASYEKMLKLRRDLSRAVTILEMIKRREKSKRELLHLTLEIVEKRNSMADFGGEVMAEVLAQRALEKPVIPLIPITNSNQYRHTEHDRDYKIKMDKPEVVRQKRKYEKKAKPSPLGSSSHSGPAVFNTKDLNQYDFPSSDDEPYSQMLSGSSEVEEENDPDGVFGFRRRTGCQYHAARSGPVGGWPWSDPVEGGVADVRYRYSLTTLTVPRRCLGLARRRMGRGGRVLLDRAYSECDTVYHGLDPDSPTFPSLSPTQQPSTDTSHTSTDTSAPSSTSPDLTQILLNIKACRWRHFKPRTAPPDDPDNPEHWSARRPRRGFLIRPISTLQTQRGPGSSTKPRVPPPTPAVTTEQYQQHQEQLALMQKQQLEQVQLQQQAGSAAITNNPQSLVSKTIDAASAQFAASALMTPDQLMALKSKEEGVGVNGVVSASGVYKSLHHTSSAVSSILPSAGPTSTSSPSPAATTTNNGTSSANHHVGMSGPAPGQALMGGAVRVRVPSPAGTLSVRQLQRQLTVPASALKLAANANRPIPKVTPGSTTLDMGPRENHDQEKPPLNSLTDNTIAMEVT; translated from the exons atgcttttatccaaagcaacttgcattgcattgaag CCGGTGTCTCTGCAGGAGGCCAAACTCTTGTTGAAGGAGGATGATGAGCTGATAAAGGAGGTGTTTGAGTACTGGAGCAGGAAGAGGAAAGCATGTCAGAGTGGCTCTCTCATTCCTGTGGTCAAACAGGAGAAGCGTGACGGCTCCAGTACCAGTGACCCTTACGTGGCCTTCAGGCGCAGGACGGAGAAGATGCAGACACGAAAG AATCGTAAGAATGATGAAGCTTCTTATGAGAAGATGCTGAAGCTGCGCAGAGACCTGAGCCGAGCCGTCACCATCCTAGAGATGATCAAGAGACGAGAGAAGAGCAAACGAGAGCTGCTGCACCTCACACTGGAGATCGTAGAGAAGAG gaacaGCATGGCTGATTTCGGAGGAGAGGTGATGGCTGAGGTTCTGGCTCAGAGAGCTCTGGAGAAACCAGTCATCCCTCTGATCCCAATCACCAACAGCAACCAGTACAGACACACAGAGCATGACCGAGACTACAAGATCAAG ATGGATAAACCAGAGGTTGTGCGGCAGAAACGGAAGTATGAGAAGAAGGCCAAGCCATCGCCGTTGGGAAGCTCCTCCCATTCAGGCCCGGCAGTCTTTAACACTAAAGACCTCAATCAGTATGACTTTCCCAGCTCAGACGATGAGCCCTACTCACAG ATGCTCTCTGGCTCTTCAGAGGTTGAGGAGGAGAACGATCCAGATGGTGTGTTTGGGTTCAGGAGGAGAACAGGCTGTCAATATCATGCT GCGCGTTCGGGACCCGTGGGCGGTTGGCCCTGGTCGGACCCTGTCGAGGGTGGGGTAGCAGATGTGCGATATCGCTATTCTCTCACCACGCTCACAGTGCCACGGCGGTGCCTGGGGTTAGCACGACGACGAATGGGCAGAGGGGGCAG GGTTTTATTGGACCGAGCCTACTCTGAATGCGATACTGTGTATCATGGACTGGACCCAGATTCCCCCACATTCCCATCGTTGTCTCCCACCCAGCAGCCCAGCACGGATACCTCACACACCAGCACAGATACCTCTGCCCCCTCCTCCACCTCACCAGACCTCACACAAATCCTGCTCAATATCAAAGCCTGTCGCTGGAGGCATTTCAAGCCTCGGACGGCACCGCCAGACGACCccgacaatcctgagcactggtCTGCCCGGAGACCCCGCCGCGGCTTCCTCATCCGCCCCATCAGCACGCTCCAGACTCAGAGAGGCCCCGGCTCCTCCACCAAACCACGTGTCCCTCCTCCCACACCGG CTGTCACCACGGAGCAGTACCAGCAACACCAGGAGCAGCTGGCACTGATGCAGAAACAGCAGCTTGAACAGGTTCAGCTCCAGCAGCAGGCCGGCAGCGCAGCCATCACTAACAACCCCCAG AGTTTGGTGTCAAAGACGATAGATGCTGCCAGTGCTCAGTTTGCTGCCTCTGCACTAATGACTCCTGACCAGCTGATGGCACTCAAGAGCAAAGAGGAGGGAGTTGGCGTCAATGGAGTCGTCTCAGCCTCAG GTGTCTATAAGAGCTTACATCACACGAGCTCTGCAGTGTCCTCCATCCTTCCTTCTGCCGGCCCTACCTCCACCTCATCCCCCTCCCCAGCTGCCACCACCACTAACAATGGAACCTCCTCGGCCAATCATCACGTCGGCATGTCTGGCCCCGCCCCTGGTCAAGCGCTGATGGGCGGGGCCGTGAGAGTGCGTGTCCCCTCACCAGCAGGGACCCTGAGTGTGCGCCAGCTGCAGCGTCAGCTCACTGTTCCCGCCTCTGCCCTGAAACTCGCTGCCAACGCCAACAGACCCATCCCAAAAGTCACCCCAGGGTCAACTACCCTCGACATGGGGCCCAG GGAAAATCACGATCAAGAGAAGCCTCCATTGAACAGTTTGACCGACAACACCATCGCCATGGAGGTCACGTAG
- the LOC132154581 gene encoding enhancer of polycomb homolog 1-like isoform X1 — MSKLSFRARALDASKPLPVFRCEDLPDLHEYASINRAVPQMPTGMEKEEESEHHLQRAISAQQVYGEKRDNMVIPVPEAESNIAYYESLYPGDFRMPKQLIHIQPFSLDTEQPDYDLDSEDETFVNKLKKKMDVGALQFEEMIDRLEKGSGQQPVSLQEAKLLLKEDDELIKEVFEYWSRKRKACQSGSLIPVVKQEKRDGSSTSDPYVAFRRRTEKMQTRKNRKNDEASYEKMLKLRRDLSRAVTILEMIKRREKSKRELLHLTLEIVEKRNSMADFGGEVMAEVLAQRALEKPVIPLIPITNSNQYRHTEHDRDYKIKMDKPEVVRQKRKYEKKAKPSPLGSSSHSGPAVFNTKDLNQYDFPSSDDEPYSQMLSGSSEVEEENDPDGVFGFRRRTGCQYHAARSGPVGGWPWSDPVEGGVADVRYRYSLTTLTVPRRCLGLARRRMGRGGRVLLDRAYSECDTVYHGLDPDSPTFPSLSPTQQPSTDTSHTSTDTSAPSSTSPDLTQILLNIKACRWRHFKPRTAPPDDPDNPEHWSARRPRRGFLIRPISTLQTQRGPGSSTKPRVPPPTPAVTTEQYQQHQEQLALMQKQQLEQVQLQQQAGSAAITNNPQSLVSKTIDAASAQFAASALMTPDQLMALKSKEEGVGVNGVVSASGVYKSLHHTSSAVSSILPSAGPTSTSSPSPAATTTNNGTSSANHHVGMSGPAPGQALMGGAVRVRVPSPAGTLSVRQLQRQLTVPASALKLAANANRPIPKVTPGSTTLDMGPRENHDQEKPPLNSLTDNTIAMEVT; from the exons gaacaCCATCTCCAGCGGGCCATCTCTGCTCAGCAGGTGTACGGGGAGAAGAGGGACAACATGGTGATTCCCGTCCCAGAGGCTGAGAGCAACATCGCTTACTATGAGTCCCTCTATCCGGGGGACTTCAGGATGCCCAAACAGCTCATTCACATACAGC CATTCAGTCTTGACACAGAACAGCCAGATTATGACCTGGACTCTGAGGACGAGACATTTGTAAATAAACTGAAGAAGAAGATGGATGTGGGAGCCCTGCAGTTTGAAGAGATGATCGACCGGCTGGAGAAAGGCAGCGGACAGCAG CCGGTGTCTCTGCAGGAGGCCAAACTCTTGTTGAAGGAGGATGATGAGCTGATAAAGGAGGTGTTTGAGTACTGGAGCAGGAAGAGGAAAGCATGTCAGAGTGGCTCTCTCATTCCTGTGGTCAAACAGGAGAAGCGTGACGGCTCCAGTACCAGTGACCCTTACGTGGCCTTCAGGCGCAGGACGGAGAAGATGCAGACACGAAAG AATCGTAAGAATGATGAAGCTTCTTATGAGAAGATGCTGAAGCTGCGCAGAGACCTGAGCCGAGCCGTCACCATCCTAGAGATGATCAAGAGACGAGAGAAGAGCAAACGAGAGCTGCTGCACCTCACACTGGAGATCGTAGAGAAGAG gaacaGCATGGCTGATTTCGGAGGAGAGGTGATGGCTGAGGTTCTGGCTCAGAGAGCTCTGGAGAAACCAGTCATCCCTCTGATCCCAATCACCAACAGCAACCAGTACAGACACACAGAGCATGACCGAGACTACAAGATCAAG ATGGATAAACCAGAGGTTGTGCGGCAGAAACGGAAGTATGAGAAGAAGGCCAAGCCATCGCCGTTGGGAAGCTCCTCCCATTCAGGCCCGGCAGTCTTTAACACTAAAGACCTCAATCAGTATGACTTTCCCAGCTCAGACGATGAGCCCTACTCACAG ATGCTCTCTGGCTCTTCAGAGGTTGAGGAGGAGAACGATCCAGATGGTGTGTTTGGGTTCAGGAGGAGAACAGGCTGTCAATATCATGCT GCGCGTTCGGGACCCGTGGGCGGTTGGCCCTGGTCGGACCCTGTCGAGGGTGGGGTAGCAGATGTGCGATATCGCTATTCTCTCACCACGCTCACAGTGCCACGGCGGTGCCTGGGGTTAGCACGACGACGAATGGGCAGAGGGGGCAG GGTTTTATTGGACCGAGCCTACTCTGAATGCGATACTGTGTATCATGGACTGGACCCAGATTCCCCCACATTCCCATCGTTGTCTCCCACCCAGCAGCCCAGCACGGATACCTCACACACCAGCACAGATACCTCTGCCCCCTCCTCCACCTCACCAGACCTCACACAAATCCTGCTCAATATCAAAGCCTGTCGCTGGAGGCATTTCAAGCCTCGGACGGCACCGCCAGACGACCccgacaatcctgagcactggtCTGCCCGGAGACCCCGCCGCGGCTTCCTCATCCGCCCCATCAGCACGCTCCAGACTCAGAGAGGCCCCGGCTCCTCCACCAAACCACGTGTCCCTCCTCCCACACCGG CTGTCACCACGGAGCAGTACCAGCAACACCAGGAGCAGCTGGCACTGATGCAGAAACAGCAGCTTGAACAGGTTCAGCTCCAGCAGCAGGCCGGCAGCGCAGCCATCACTAACAACCCCCAG AGTTTGGTGTCAAAGACGATAGATGCTGCCAGTGCTCAGTTTGCTGCCTCTGCACTAATGACTCCTGACCAGCTGATGGCACTCAAGAGCAAAGAGGAGGGAGTTGGCGTCAATGGAGTCGTCTCAGCCTCAG GTGTCTATAAGAGCTTACATCACACGAGCTCTGCAGTGTCCTCCATCCTTCCTTCTGCCGGCCCTACCTCCACCTCATCCCCCTCCCCAGCTGCCACCACCACTAACAATGGAACCTCCTCGGCCAATCATCACGTCGGCATGTCTGGCCCCGCCCCTGGTCAAGCGCTGATGGGCGGGGCCGTGAGAGTGCGTGTCCCCTCACCAGCAGGGACCCTGAGTGTGCGCCAGCTGCAGCGTCAGCTCACTGTTCCCGCCTCTGCCCTGAAACTCGCTGCCAACGCCAACAGACCCATCCCAAAAGTCACCCCAGGGTCAACTACCCTCGACATGGGGCCCAG GGAAAATCACGATCAAGAGAAGCCTCCATTGAACAGTTTGACCGACAACACCATCGCCATGGAGGTCACGTAG
- the LOC132154581 gene encoding enhancer of polycomb homolog 1-like isoform X2: MDRYPSGGSDGHRGVGLLGAEEHHLQRAISAQQVYGEKRDNMVIPVPEAESNIAYYESLYPGDFRMPKQLIHIQPFSLDTEQPDYDLDSEDETFVNKLKKKMDVGALQFEEMIDRLEKGSGQQPVSLQEAKLLLKEDDELIKEVFEYWSRKRKACQSGSLIPVVKQEKRDGSSTSDPYVAFRRRTEKMQTRKNRKNDEASYEKMLKLRRDLSRAVTILEMIKRREKSKRELLHLTLEIVEKRNSMADFGGEVMAEVLAQRALEKPVIPLIPITNSNQYRHTEHDRDYKIKMDKPEVVRQKRKYEKKAKPSPLGSSSHSGPAVFNTKDLNQYDFPSSDDEPYSQMLSGSSEVEEENDPDGVFGFRRRTGCQYHAARSGPVGGWPWSDPVEGGVADVRYRYSLTTLTVPRRCLGLARRRMGRGGRVLLDRAYSECDTVYHGLDPDSPTFPSLSPTQQPSTDTSHTSTDTSAPSSTSPDLTQILLNIKACRWRHFKPRTAPPDDPDNPEHWSARRPRRGFLIRPISTLQTQRGPGSSTKPRVPPPTPAVTTEQYQQHQEQLALMQKQQLEQVQLQQQAGSAAITNNPQSLVSKTIDAASAQFAASALMTPDQLMALKSKEEGVGVNGVVSASGVYKSLHHTSSAVSSILPSAGPTSTSSPSPAATTTNNGTSSANHHVGMSGPAPGQALMGGAVRVRVPSPAGTLSVRQLQRQLTVPASALKLAANANRPIPKVTPGSTTLDMGPRENHDQEKPPLNSLTDNTIAMEVT, encoded by the exons gaacaCCATCTCCAGCGGGCCATCTCTGCTCAGCAGGTGTACGGGGAGAAGAGGGACAACATGGTGATTCCCGTCCCAGAGGCTGAGAGCAACATCGCTTACTATGAGTCCCTCTATCCGGGGGACTTCAGGATGCCCAAACAGCTCATTCACATACAGC CATTCAGTCTTGACACAGAACAGCCAGATTATGACCTGGACTCTGAGGACGAGACATTTGTAAATAAACTGAAGAAGAAGATGGATGTGGGAGCCCTGCAGTTTGAAGAGATGATCGACCGGCTGGAGAAAGGCAGCGGACAGCAG CCGGTGTCTCTGCAGGAGGCCAAACTCTTGTTGAAGGAGGATGATGAGCTGATAAAGGAGGTGTTTGAGTACTGGAGCAGGAAGAGGAAAGCATGTCAGAGTGGCTCTCTCATTCCTGTGGTCAAACAGGAGAAGCGTGACGGCTCCAGTACCAGTGACCCTTACGTGGCCTTCAGGCGCAGGACGGAGAAGATGCAGACACGAAAG AATCGTAAGAATGATGAAGCTTCTTATGAGAAGATGCTGAAGCTGCGCAGAGACCTGAGCCGAGCCGTCACCATCCTAGAGATGATCAAGAGACGAGAGAAGAGCAAACGAGAGCTGCTGCACCTCACACTGGAGATCGTAGAGAAGAG gaacaGCATGGCTGATTTCGGAGGAGAGGTGATGGCTGAGGTTCTGGCTCAGAGAGCTCTGGAGAAACCAGTCATCCCTCTGATCCCAATCACCAACAGCAACCAGTACAGACACACAGAGCATGACCGAGACTACAAGATCAAG ATGGATAAACCAGAGGTTGTGCGGCAGAAACGGAAGTATGAGAAGAAGGCCAAGCCATCGCCGTTGGGAAGCTCCTCCCATTCAGGCCCGGCAGTCTTTAACACTAAAGACCTCAATCAGTATGACTTTCCCAGCTCAGACGATGAGCCCTACTCACAG ATGCTCTCTGGCTCTTCAGAGGTTGAGGAGGAGAACGATCCAGATGGTGTGTTTGGGTTCAGGAGGAGAACAGGCTGTCAATATCATGCT GCGCGTTCGGGACCCGTGGGCGGTTGGCCCTGGTCGGACCCTGTCGAGGGTGGGGTAGCAGATGTGCGATATCGCTATTCTCTCACCACGCTCACAGTGCCACGGCGGTGCCTGGGGTTAGCACGACGACGAATGGGCAGAGGGGGCAG GGTTTTATTGGACCGAGCCTACTCTGAATGCGATACTGTGTATCATGGACTGGACCCAGATTCCCCCACATTCCCATCGTTGTCTCCCACCCAGCAGCCCAGCACGGATACCTCACACACCAGCACAGATACCTCTGCCCCCTCCTCCACCTCACCAGACCTCACACAAATCCTGCTCAATATCAAAGCCTGTCGCTGGAGGCATTTCAAGCCTCGGACGGCACCGCCAGACGACCccgacaatcctgagcactggtCTGCCCGGAGACCCCGCCGCGGCTTCCTCATCCGCCCCATCAGCACGCTCCAGACTCAGAGAGGCCCCGGCTCCTCCACCAAACCACGTGTCCCTCCTCCCACACCGG CTGTCACCACGGAGCAGTACCAGCAACACCAGGAGCAGCTGGCACTGATGCAGAAACAGCAGCTTGAACAGGTTCAGCTCCAGCAGCAGGCCGGCAGCGCAGCCATCACTAACAACCCCCAG AGTTTGGTGTCAAAGACGATAGATGCTGCCAGTGCTCAGTTTGCTGCCTCTGCACTAATGACTCCTGACCAGCTGATGGCACTCAAGAGCAAAGAGGAGGGAGTTGGCGTCAATGGAGTCGTCTCAGCCTCAG GTGTCTATAAGAGCTTACATCACACGAGCTCTGCAGTGTCCTCCATCCTTCCTTCTGCCGGCCCTACCTCCACCTCATCCCCCTCCCCAGCTGCCACCACCACTAACAATGGAACCTCCTCGGCCAATCATCACGTCGGCATGTCTGGCCCCGCCCCTGGTCAAGCGCTGATGGGCGGGGCCGTGAGAGTGCGTGTCCCCTCACCAGCAGGGACCCTGAGTGTGCGCCAGCTGCAGCGTCAGCTCACTGTTCCCGCCTCTGCCCTGAAACTCGCTGCCAACGCCAACAGACCCATCCCAAAAGTCACCCCAGGGTCAACTACCCTCGACATGGGGCCCAG GGAAAATCACGATCAAGAGAAGCCTCCATTGAACAGTTTGACCGACAACACCATCGCCATGGAGGTCACGTAG